A single region of the Candidatus Bathyarchaeota archaeon genome encodes:
- a CDS encoding preprotein translocase subunit Sec61beta: MPAASAGLLRFFEEETAGLKLRPEFIIIMAACLIAASLIAYFTIK, from the coding sequence ATGCCTGCTGCAAGCGCAGGGCTTCTACGCTTCTTTGAAGAGGAGACCGCTGGCCTAAAGCTAAGACCTGAATTCATCATAATAATGGCCGCATGTCTAATTGCCGCAAGCCTAATCGCATACTTCACTATCAAATGA
- a CDS encoding aminoacyl-tRNA deacylase — MNLEEYLIRNNVWHRFIQKAETIHTSDAAKATGVELRRVTKNLVSVTDDGEHVLLIVPGDKKVDLEKAAKILGVKNLGLVAFDQAEKISGYPPGGTPSVGHKEKMRVLLDKILLDYDTVYCGGGSRNRLLELKVQDIIRLNDATVGEICQ; from the coding sequence TTGAATCTCGAAGAGTATCTCATTCGGAACAATGTTTGGCATCGATTCATCCAGAAGGCTGAGACGATACATACTTCAGATGCGGCGAAAGCCACTGGAGTGGAACTTAGAAGAGTTACGAAAAATTTGGTTTCAGTAACCGATGATGGGGAGCATGTTCTTTTGATTGTTCCAGGGGATAAGAAAGTGGATCTTGAGAAGGCTGCCAAGATTCTTGGTGTAAAAAATTTGGGGCTGGTCGCCTTCGATCAGGCTGAGAAGATAAGTGGATACCCTCCTGGGGGGACACCTTCAGTAGGCCATAAAGAGAAGATGAGAGTTCTCCTGGATAAGATCCTTCTAGACTATGATACGGTCTATTGCGGTGGGGGGTCACGTAACAGGCTCCTCGAATTGAAAGTGCAGGACATAATAAGGTTGAATGACGCGACGGTAGGTGAGATATGTCAGTGA
- a CDS encoding lactate utilization protein produces the protein MREEVRWFIEHRIKRTCESLERNGFKAVYVQTREEALREALKMIPEGAKVGVGGSVTVREVGLVDELRRRGNEVFETWRKLTPEEDLEIRRKHLTCDVFVSSSNAITEDGKLVNIDGTGNRVAAMIFGPPKVLVIAGVNKIVRDVDEGIRRIREVATPMNVRRMGGTTPCTEAVCDLERCEPPNRHCHVITIMEKRPTKTDISVILVGESLGF, from the coding sequence ATGAGGGAAGAAGTCAGATGGTTCATTGAACATAGGATCAAGAGGACATGCGAATCCTTAGAGAGAAATGGATTCAAAGCAGTCTATGTTCAGACGAGGGAAGAGGCTCTCAGAGAGGCCTTGAAGATGATTCCTGAGGGAGCCAAGGTGGGTGTAGGCGGTTCAGTCACTGTTCGGGAGGTCGGCCTTGTAGATGAGCTTCGTAGAAGGGGTAACGAAGTCTTTGAGACTTGGAGGAAGTTGACGCCTGAGGAGGATCTTGAGATCAGAAGGAAACATCTTACATGCGATGTTTTTGTGAGCAGCAGCAATGCCATAACTGAAGATGGAAAACTAGTTAATATAGATGGGACCGGAAACAGGGTTGCAGCAATGATCTTTGGGCCGCCAAAAGTACTCGTTATAGCAGGTGTCAACAAGATTGTCAGAGATGTTGATGAGGGAATCAGAAGGATCAGAGAAGTTGCTACTCCAATGAATGTGAGGAGGATGGGTGGAACAACACCATGCACCGAAGCAGTGTGTGACCTTGAGAGATGTGAACCGCCGAATAGGCACTGTCATGTCATTACAATAATGGAGAAGAGACCTACGAAGACAGATATCTCAGTGATTCTTGTAGGTGAATCGCTAGGCTTCTGA
- a CDS encoding aminotransferase class III-fold pyridoxal phosphate-dependent enzyme has protein sequence MGSPKILVTPPGPKARRLLFYDEKFLSPSLRRLYPLAIESGRDCIVRDMDGNEYIDFNSGLSCINVGHSHPRVVEAVKEQIDKFSHYSQKAFYYEVAVKLAEELCNLTPGSFGKRVFLSNSGTEAVEASIKLVRWHYRRPTLLSYINAWHGETLGSLTLSTHTSVQRRHLMPLLPNTVHIPYPYCYRCPFSKTFPECSYMCLRYVDDYVLGRIVAPEDVAAVFFEPIQAEGCIVPPPEYFGRLRKIADERGFAMVDDESETGIGRIGRWFGIEEWNVTPDIICVAGGLASGLPLGATICRSEIMDWEPETHSSIFGGNPLSCTAALTVIEVIKEENLLGNTVKQGNHVLYRLKEMMEEYELIGDVRGCGLMVGMELVKNRKTKMPAEDEAEKITIMAFKRGIALRRSGSTIIISPPLTISRETVDSGLDILDAVFREFMSGL, from the coding sequence ATGGGCTCTCCCAAAATATTGGTGACTCCGCCTGGACCCAAGGCTAGGAGACTCCTATTCTATGATGAGAAGTTTCTATCCCCATCCCTGAGGAGGCTCTACCCGCTGGCCATAGAGTCTGGAAGAGATTGCATAGTCAGGGATATGGATGGAAACGAATATATAGATTTCAATTCAGGCCTCTCATGTATAAATGTAGGCCACTCCCACCCCAGAGTAGTTGAGGCTGTCAAGGAGCAAATTGATAAGTTTTCACATTATTCCCAGAAGGCTTTCTATTATGAGGTTGCGGTTAAGCTCGCTGAGGAGCTATGCAATCTTACCCCAGGATCTTTCGGGAAACGTGTCTTCCTCAGCAACTCCGGAACCGAAGCAGTTGAGGCATCTATAAAGCTCGTTCGCTGGCATTACAGAAGACCCACTCTACTATCCTACATAAACGCTTGGCACGGCGAGACTTTAGGCTCATTGACCCTCTCTACACATACATCTGTACAGAGGAGGCATCTAATGCCTCTGCTTCCAAACACCGTACATATACCCTACCCATACTGTTACAGGTGCCCATTCAGCAAAACCTTCCCTGAATGTTCCTACATGTGCTTGAGATATGTTGATGACTATGTTTTGGGGAGGATTGTTGCACCTGAAGATGTCGCCGCAGTGTTCTTCGAGCCCATTCAGGCCGAGGGATGCATCGTACCTCCACCAGAATATTTTGGAAGACTTAGAAAGATAGCTGATGAAAGAGGTTTCGCCATGGTTGACGATGAGTCTGAAACAGGCATCGGAAGGATAGGGAGATGGTTTGGGATCGAAGAGTGGAATGTTACACCGGACATCATATGTGTGGCTGGAGGCTTGGCCTCAGGCCTACCTCTGGGAGCCACCATATGTAGAAGTGAAATTATGGATTGGGAGCCTGAAACTCACTCAAGCATATTCGGCGGAAACCCGTTGAGCTGCACTGCAGCCTTGACTGTTATTGAAGTTATCAAGGAGGAGAATCTGCTCGGGAATACTGTAAAGCAAGGCAACCATGTTCTGTATAGGCTCAAGGAGATGATGGAAGAATATGAGCTGATAGGTGATGTTAGAGGATGCGGATTGATGGTTGGCATGGAGCTCGTTAAGAATAGGAAGACAAAGATGCCCGCCGAGGATGAGGCTGAGAAGATTACGATTATGGCTTTTAAGCGTGGAATTGCATTGAGGAGGTCAGGGTCAACGATCATAATCTCCCCTCCATTGACCATAAGTCGTGAGACCGTCGATTCAGGCTTAGATATTCTCGACGCCGTATTCAGAGAATTTATGAGCGGGCTATAG
- a CDS encoding CBS domain-containing protein has product MRDLLAKDIMIKDVYTIKVGSKVALARLKMMRHGVGGLPVVDDKGFLLGMITQRDIDLAGSDVSHLAVEDLMTTKLFKGNEKTTLREIVEIMVKTGIQRIPIVDDEGKLIGLVTQTSVIKHALAYSLV; this is encoded by the coding sequence ATGAGAGACCTACTTGCGAAAGACATAATGATAAAGGATGTCTACACAATAAAAGTAGGCAGTAAAGTTGCCCTGGCCAGGCTGAAGATGATGCGACACGGCGTAGGAGGCCTACCTGTAGTCGACGATAAAGGCTTCCTTTTAGGAATGATCACCCAACGAGACATAGACTTGGCTGGATCTGATGTTTCACATTTGGCTGTTGAAGATCTCATGACAACCAAACTCTTTAAGGGAAATGAGAAGACAACATTGAGGGAGATAGTTGAGATAATGGTGAAGACAGGCATACAGAGGATCCCCATAGTCGATGATGAGGGGAAGTTGATTGGTCTAGTGACCCAGACATCAGTTATCAAACATGCCTTAGCTTACAGTCTAGTTTAA
- the albA gene encoding DNA-binding protein Alba — protein sequence MVGYGVHGVIFMATSGGNLVRVGRKPLINYVVACVTLFNSGLDEVTVRARGRTIPKAVDTVGMLKRAFLKELIIKSVDIGSEDIRRHNGKEKSISTIEITLSKKPGD from the coding sequence TTGGTAGGCTACGGGGTTCACGGAGTTATATTTATGGCCACATCCGGAGGCAACCTGGTCAGGGTCGGAAGGAAACCTTTGATAAACTACGTTGTAGCCTGCGTCACCCTATTCAACTCAGGCTTAGACGAGGTGACTGTCAGAGCCAGGGGAAGAACCATACCAAAGGCCGTAGACACCGTAGGAATGTTGAAGAGGGCTTTCCTGAAGGAGTTGATCATCAAATCGGTAGACATAGGCTCAGAAGACATTAGACGGCACAACGGTAAGGAAAAATCCATATCGACAATTGAGATAACCCTATCGAAGAAGCCAGGGGACTAG
- a CDS encoding MBL fold metallo-hydrolase: MKRYDIGIHFANDLEQDRPMDRDTWLREVFPEWGTYLNRQIEAEKVEKGKLVLWWFGACSFYIKTPEDANILIDNYSGPSVYITYEGGAGPTRMNGAERQEWLRCNPHVIDPWAFTKVDALLSTHPHSDHCDIYTIKPLIKNTKCMFIGPPASCKMFAMYGAPKERILQMKPGDRYSVKDATIKATKSTDFCALRGGEVKPGKTIDEVALNYLIETPSGNVYHAGDSSYHDYYFRVGYENKIDIALINCGNSPPSFTDKMSFADAARVANQLRAKVLIPMHYDNWAITEGDPAELEAIVRMKYPKLKTFIMKWGGRFEWPTDIDKGRYEYPRQEERARPELSWEYGDKPRIKMVVE, encoded by the coding sequence TTGAAGAGGTATGATATAGGTATACATTTCGCAAACGATCTTGAACAAGACAGGCCTATGGATAGGGACACGTGGCTTCGGGAAGTGTTCCCTGAGTGGGGAACTTACCTTAATAGGCAGATAGAGGCTGAGAAAGTTGAGAAGGGTAAGCTCGTCCTATGGTGGTTCGGAGCATGCTCTTTCTACATTAAGACACCTGAGGACGCAAATATTCTCATAGATAACTATAGCGGCCCCTCTGTATACATAACGTATGAGGGTGGGGCTGGGCCTACGAGAATGAATGGCGCTGAACGTCAAGAATGGTTGAGGTGTAACCCGCATGTAATTGATCCTTGGGCTTTCACAAAGGTTGATGCCCTACTCTCAACTCATCCTCACAGCGATCACTGCGACATATACACGATAAAGCCTTTGATCAAGAACACTAAATGTATGTTCATAGGTCCACCCGCCTCATGTAAAATGTTCGCCATGTATGGGGCGCCGAAAGAGAGAATCCTGCAAATGAAACCTGGAGACAGATACAGTGTAAAAGACGCCACCATAAAAGCTACGAAATCAACAGATTTCTGTGCCCTCAGAGGAGGGGAGGTTAAGCCTGGAAAGACTATCGATGAGGTTGCGTTGAACTATTTGATAGAAACCCCTTCAGGAAACGTTTACCATGCAGGAGACTCCTCATACCATGACTATTACTTCAGGGTAGGCTATGAGAATAAGATAGATATAGCGTTGATCAACTGCGGCAATAGTCCACCCAGCTTCACGGATAAGATGTCCTTCGCCGACGCTGCAAGGGTAGCAAACCAATTGAGAGCTAAAGTTCTGATTCCGATGCATTACGATAACTGGGCTATCACCGAGGGAGATCCTGCTGAACTCGAAGCCATAGTTAGAATGAAATATCCAAAACTCAAGACCTTCATCATGAAGTGGGGTGGAAGGTTCGAGTGGCCTACAGACATAGATAAAGGCAGATATGAATATCCAAGACAGGAAGAGAGGGCTAGACCTGAACTATCATGGGAGTACGGGGACAAGCCGAGAATTAAAATGGTTGTGGAGTAA